The Candidatus Woesearchaeota archaeon DNA window GGTTAAGGAATGGGATGAAGAATTCTTCAAGAAAAATGGTTACTTCACTTTTTTAAAACCTGAAGATTGTAAAGACTTGAAAGAAGGAGAATTATTAGATGTGGCTTACACAGGGTTCGGTTTTATATTAATAAAAAAAGGCGTCTTCGAATCATTAACTTATCCTTGGTTCAGACAAGAAAAATTTGTGATTGGTGACTTCGTTGATTATTCAATGGAAGATGTTTCTTTTTGTATGACTATAAGAAAAAAAGGCTACAAAATATGGGTTGATCCATCTATACGCGTAGGTCATGAAAAAAAAGTAATACTTTAAAAAGAAAAAAACATTCCTTACTAATAAAAATAATTAATTAGGGGGGATAACGATATGAAATTAAAAAACAGAGTTGTTATTGAAGCAATACCAGCACTAAATAATTTATCAGATGTTAAACTACCAGTGAAAACTTCTTACGTAATAGCTAAGAACATCAGGGAATTATCAAAAATCTTAGAAGACATAGAAAAAATAAAAAAACAAGTCTTTGATAAATGGGTTGAAAAAGACAAAGATGGAAACCCTATAAGTGAAGGAAACAAAGAAGGAGTTTTCAAACTTAAAAAGAATAATGAATTCAACAAAGAAATGAATGAATTATTAGACATAGAAAATGATGTTAATATATCAACAGTTACTCTGGATGACTTAGAAGGTGTTGATTTAACACCAGGAACAATCATGAGTATTGACTGGATGATTGAAAACAAATAAAAATTCTTATTTTTTTTAATTTTTGTTATTTTTTAGTATCTTCTTCTTTTTTTAATTTCTTAGACAAAAAATAAAGAACAAGCGCAGCAATCAAAGTTATAATAACCGCGCCTAAAAATTTAATCAAAATAGTTTTTCTTTCTCCTAAAGGTTCTAATAGCAAATTAAGAGCTTCACTTATAGGCTCCCTCCAACTCAACGCGATAAGAAACGCAAAAGCCGCAGAAATAGCAGTAAGAAGTTGTTTATTAAATTCTTTTCTAAACTCTTTCCTAGTCTTTTTTAACTTAGATAAATGAGACTTAGAATCTTTTTTGTTTTTTGAATCTTTCATTTTAAACCTTTTAATCCTTTTAAATTCTTAAACATTAAGCGTTTAAACACAATTATATCCTACTAATAAAACCGTGCTTAGGTGAATAAAGATCCCCTCCTCTTTTAAGCTTATCAATAATCTCAGCTGTTTTTTCCTGAGGAATCTCCTGAATCTCAGCTTCACGCATAACATCCTCAACAGGAACCTCTTTCTTATCAAGAACTTGCTCCAAATTAGCAATTATTTGCTTCACAACAACTAACGCGTTTCTCTGAGACGCACTAATACCAGTAGCTATACGATCAATATCAAACTTGCCTGATTTATCAGTCCCAATAAGTTGCAAACAATGATGCAATAAATCAATAGCAACACCTGCGTCCTTCTTAGTAACTGTTTTAGACAAACGAACACGCGCAGAAGCCTCAGCCAACCTAACCAAGCCCTCTAGTTGACGCGCACTAATAGGAATACTTTGAACTTTACCCTCTTGAGAACCAGAATTACGCATCTTAACAAAATAACGCTTAATCTCATTAAGAGCAGGATCAGTAAGCTTAGGATTAACAAATTGCTTAGCATACGCAACATACCTCTTAATAGTATCAGTATCAATTAATTGAACTTCTTCTTCACCACGCTCACCTTTATGAAGATTAAGAATAAAATGAGCAAGCTTCTCATCCTTAGTTTCATCAGGCAAATCCTTCACAGGAAAAATCAAATCAAACCTATTAATAAGAGTAGAAGGCAAATCAATCTGCTTAGCTAAAATCTCATAAGGATCAAACCTTCCAAGCTTAGGATTAGCAGCAGCCAAAACAGTTGTTTCAGAACGCAAAGTAGCTTGAATATTAGCCTTACTAATAGTAACAGTTTGCTGCTCTAAAGCCTCATGCATCGCACTAGTATCTTCCTTAGTCATCTTATCTAACTCATCAATACAAACCAACCCCTTATTAGCCAGAACCAACGCTCCCGCCTCCAGAGCCCAACCCCTTAAGAATTCGTCACGAACAACTGAAGCAGTCAAACCCGCACCGGAAGCACCTTTACCAGATACGAAACGAGATTTAGGAGCAACAATAGACAATCTCTTTAGAAGCTGAGACTTACCACTACCCGGATCACCAACTAACAAAATATGAATATCTCCTCTTCTTTTAACACCATCATCCTGACTCTTCCTACAACCACCAAACAATTGAAGAACCAACGCTTCCTTAATACGATCATGACCATAAATAGTCGGAGCAATACTCTGAACAATTTTTTCATAAATCTTAGGATCCTTAGACAACTCCAAAATTTCTTCTCTTTGCTCAGGATTAAGCTCCAAAGAAGAAAATTCTTCTTGAACAGGCTCAACATGATTAGCCTCAATAATTAAATCAAACCTAGTAGATTTACCACCAGTAGCTAAAACAATAGGAATCTCTTTTAACATACCCACAACAACTATTTTACTACCAGGATTAGTCTTCTTATCAGATAAAGGACTAACCAAATCTTGCTTCAAAAAAATATTCATACGCTTAGGTTGCTCACCACCATCAAGATCCTCAGAAGCTTCTTCAAGAACAATTTTTTGAGCATCAACCAAATCCTTACTAACCATGTGAAACTTACCCTTACGACCACAACTACAAGACGTAGGCTCCTTAAACTTAGTATCCACTTGCAAAATAGAAATAACATTACCACAACTAGGACACTCAAACTTCGCACTAGTAACTTGAGGCCTAACATCAGTTTTCTGACGAACGATACCTCTAAACTGATACAACTTGTCAATATTCTTACTTCTTATTTCACTAATTAATAATTGAGAAGATTCAGGCAACTCCCTAAACCTTAAACGTAACGTGACACCATCACCCAAATCAAAACGAGAAACAGCGTACTCAATCGCTTTCAAAGAATCCTCAGGACGCTCTAATAATTCCTCAGCCAAATAAATATCAAACCTAGCAAGATCAGAAAAATTAACAACTAAAGACTCAGCACCCTTAGCAACAGCTCTAACCATATCTTCATGATAATGCTCCTCTAAGAATTCTTGAAATTTAGTTATTTGTTCTTGCGCATCCATTTTAACTCCTGAATTTTATAAAAAAAAAAAGAAAAAAAGAATAAAAGTATTACTAAAATAAAACCTTTAAATTTACGAAAAAAAGGATTATTTTTTCATTACTTTGTTTAATTTTTCTAACAACATATCAACAGCTGCATGAACCATTTCCTCAGATTTAGTGCCTGTACAAACAATTTTACCATTACTAAACAAAAGGAAAGTCGCCTTAGCCTCCATTAATTTGTAAACCAAACCAGGAAACTGCTCAGGCTCATACTCAGTGTTATCAAGCTTCATAGCTAAAGTATTAAGATTCAAATCCATACCTATACTACCACTAGCAACAATGTTCTGAACACTAATTTTAGGCTTTATCTTAATTTTAATACCTATTTTTTCTAAGCTCTCAATAATTTTCTTAATGCTCTCTTCTACTTTATCAAGACTCTTAGCACCAGTACAAACAATGTTCCCAGAACTAAAAATCAAAGCAGAAGTCTTAGGCTCCCTAATCCTGATAACCAAACCAGGAAACTGCTCAGGATTATACTCTGTGTTAGGAAGAGTAGCAGCCATTTTCTCCAAAGGAATGTCATGTTCCAAACTTGAAGAAACAACGATGTTAACAACTGTTATGTTTTCATGAGGATCAAAACCCTCTTTCTTATTTGTAGCTTTTTTTGAAGCCATTTTTTCCAACCCCCTAAAACCTCTTAAAAAAAAAAGTGGTTTTGACTAAAAAAAATAAAAAAATAACTTACTTATTTAAAAAGGAAATGATAGCTCCTTTATAAATGCTTTTATGTTTCCACATGCTTTTTGAAAAGAACACAACACAAAACATAAACCCCCTTCATTTCCTATGGAAAATATTAATTTAAACCTTTAAAGACGGAAAAAACAAAGCTGAGAGTAAACCAGTATACACAAAACACCCCTTCATTTCCTATGGAAAATGTGAAAAAAAGAAGAAAAAAAATAAAAAAATAAAAAAATTAAATTAAACCTTTAACTCTAGCTTTCTCAAAATAACCTTTTCTATGAAAGTCATAATGAAAAAACTTTACGAAGTCAGATAATAACTCCTTGGACAACTTATCTTCCAACCACTCAAGAACATGCTCAGTATAACAATAAGAACACACATCCATATCCTTCTTACAAGAGATGCAAAAATTCTTATTAAACAAATGCTGAGACAGCTTAGAAGTCTCTAAGTCTAACAAGTCAATCAACTCAGGCTTAGCTTCAAGCAACCAAGTCTTAATCTGCGCACCTATGCACTCAGGACATAATGGATTCGTTATGTATTCTTCACACAAAACACATTCTTGCATTTTTACCACCTCTGGTTTAATAACCCTAAGTGCCTTAATCCAAAAATTAATTCATAGAATTTCTTAATAACTCTTTATTTGCTTTCAGAAACCCCAAGAAAAAAAAGTGGATTTAAAGCAAATAGAGTTTATTGTGTTTCTTAATAAACAGCACTCTAACTAAACTAATAATACACGAATTATACCAAGTGTGTGCTGTCATTAACACAAAGATTAATTCTTTTCTTTATAAAATTTGTTTTTTTAATTCGAAAAAACAGAAACAACATAAACAAAGAAACAAAAAAAGAAAAGAAATGAAATAAGAAAAATTAGCAAGAGATAAAATACATGAAATAATAAAGAAAAACGGAGAAACACCTATAATTAGAATAGCAAAAAAAGAAGAGTATGAAAAAAAATTAAAAGAAAAACTAAGAGAAGAAGTAGAAGAATTCATAAAAAAACCTTGTGTTGAAGAACTAGCAGATATTAAAGAAGTCTTAAAAGCAATAAACAAATTTTACAAAATACAAGAAAAAGAAATAGAAAAAGTAAGAAAAGAAAAACTAAAAAAAAGAGGAAGTTTCAAAAAAAGAATAATTCTTGAACAAGTTAAAACACAGTAAATTTTATAAAAAAAGCGAATTCGCTCAAATGAATGGAAAAAATAAAAAAATTCTTCACATCAGAAAGTATTAGTGAAGGTCACCCAGATAAAATGTGTGACCAAATAAGTGACGCGATATTAGATGCTTACTTAGAAAAAGATCCTGAATCAAGAGTTGCTGTTGAGTGCTTAGTAAAAACAGGTTTCGTATTAGTTACGGGAGAAGTAACAAGCACAATACATGTAGATATTGAAAAAGTTGTAAGAAAAACAATAACAAGAATAGGTTACGACTCAAAATCAGGATTTGATCCTAAAACTTGCGGAGTTATAATAAGTATATCAAAACAAAGCCCAGACATAGCACAAGGAGTAAATCCAGGAGGAGCAGGTGACCAAGGAATGATGTTTGGATACGCATGCAAAGAAACACCTGAATTAATGCCTTTACCTATAATGCTAGCACATAAATTAGTTAAAAAATTAGCAGAAGTAAGAAAAGAAGATAAAAATAGTTTCATAAGACCTGATTCTAAAAGCCAAGTAACAATAGAATATGATGATGGAGAACCAACAAGAATAGATGCAGTCGTGGTTAGCACACAACACGACGAAGACGTAGAGAACCTTGAAGAATTTATAAAACAAAAAGTCATAATACCTATATGTGGAAAACTAATTGATGATGAAACAAAAATTTTTATTAATCCAACAGGGAAATTCGTCATAGGCGGACCAGTAGGAGATGCTGGATTAACAGGAAGAAAAATAATAGTAGACACATATGGTGGAATGGGGCGACACGGAGGAGGAGCATTCTCAGGAAAAGATCCTAGCAAAGTAGATAGGAGCGCCGCGTACATGGCTAGATACATAGCGAAAAACTTAGTAGCTTCTGAACTGTGTGAAAAATGCGAAGTACAAATAAGCTACGCGATTGGTGTAAAAGAACCAACAAGTATTTTAGTAGATACATT harbors:
- the metK gene encoding methionine adenosyltransferase; protein product: MEKIKKFFTSESISEGHPDKMCDQISDAILDAYLEKDPESRVAVECLVKTGFVLVTGEVTSTIHVDIEKVVRKTITRIGYDSKSGFDPKTCGVIISISKQSPDIAQGVNPGGAGDQGMMFGYACKETPELMPLPIMLAHKLVKKLAEVRKEDKNSFIRPDSKSQVTIEYDDGEPTRIDAVVVSTQHDEDVENLEEFIKQKVIIPICGKLIDDETKIFINPTGKFVIGGPVGDAGLTGRKIIVDTYGGMGRHGGGAFSGKDPSKVDRSAAYMARYIAKNLVASELCEKCEVQISYAIGVKEPTSILVDTFNTGKLSEKQFDKLVRNVFDLTPQGIIKTLDLKKPIYSKTSVYGHFGRDFSWEKTDKAQILKEKAKDL
- a CDS encoding minichromosome maintenance protein MCM, whose amino-acid sequence is MDAQEQITKFQEFLEEHYHEDMVRAVAKGAESLVVNFSDLARFDIYLAEELLERPEDSLKAIEYAVSRFDLGDGVTLRLRFRELPESSQLLISEIRSKNIDKLYQFRGIVRQKTDVRPQVTSAKFECPSCGNVISILQVDTKFKEPTSCSCGRKGKFHMVSKDLVDAQKIVLEEASEDLDGGEQPKRMNIFLKQDLVSPLSDKKTNPGSKIVVVGMLKEIPIVLATGGKSTRFDLIIEANHVEPVQEEFSSLELNPEQREEILELSKDPKIYEKIVQSIAPTIYGHDRIKEALVLQLFGGCRKSQDDGVKRRGDIHILLVGDPGSGKSQLLKRLSIVAPKSRFVSGKGASGAGLTASVVRDEFLRGWALEAGALVLANKGLVCIDELDKMTKEDTSAMHEALEQQTVTISKANIQATLRSETTVLAAANPKLGRFDPYEILAKQIDLPSTLINRFDLIFPVKDLPDETKDEKLAHFILNLHKGERGEEEVQLIDTDTIKRYVAYAKQFVNPKLTDPALNEIKRYFVKMRNSGSQEGKVQSIPISARQLEGLVRLAEASARVRLSKTVTKKDAGVAIDLLHHCLQLIGTDKSGKFDIDRIATGISASQRNALVVVKQIIANLEQVLDKKEVPVEDVMREAEIQEIPQEKTAEIIDKLKRGGDLYSPKHGFISRI
- a CDS encoding TATA-box-binding protein, which translates into the protein MASKKATNKKEGFDPHENITVVNIVVSSSLEHDIPLEKMAATLPNTEYNPEQFPGLVIRIREPKTSALIFSSGNIVCTGAKSLDKVEESIKKIIESLEKIGIKIKIKPKISVQNIVASGSIGMDLNLNTLAMKLDNTEYEPEQFPGLVYKLMEAKATFLLFSNGKIVCTGTKSEEMVHAAVDMLLEKLNKVMKK